The Deinococcus sedimenti genome window below encodes:
- a CDS encoding CBS domain-containing protein: MTTPLLVKDALHAQAVTLSPHSPLTEAVVTMQELRVKRLPVVQEGRVVGIVTDGEIRRALPALTEGLTPWAFVDRVSRVRARDIMRQPVLTVTPDTTVPAALRLMLDRRVGGLPVVDTDGQLRGMLTLTDILRAESRAARLHWGAVEQHMTRDVVTVTPTTPASEAAATLKVTRLHVLPVVQDNQLRGVLHASDLSDAVDRAAATHGPTVMADQFFLTGLSAADLMRPPTGYLTESVPMRDALTRMLDLDVHGLPVITQDGDLLGVVTISDVIRTVLGDSVSAGSVTA, from the coding sequence ATGACCACCCCCCTGCTCGTCAAGGACGCCCTGCACGCCCAGGCCGTCACCCTCTCGCCGCACAGCCCCCTCACGGAGGCCGTGGTCACCATGCAGGAACTGCGCGTGAAGCGCCTGCCCGTCGTGCAGGAGGGCCGGGTGGTGGGCATCGTCACGGACGGCGAGATCCGCCGCGCGCTGCCCGCCCTGACCGAGGGCCTGACCCCCTGGGCGTTCGTGGACCGGGTGAGCCGCGTGCGGGCGCGGGACATCATGCGCCAGCCGGTCCTGACCGTCACGCCCGACACGACCGTCCCGGCAGCGCTGCGCCTGATGCTGGACCGGCGCGTGGGTGGCCTGCCCGTCGTGGACACCGACGGTCAGCTGCGCGGCATGCTGACCCTGACCGACATCCTGCGCGCCGAGTCCAGAGCGGCTCGCCTCCACTGGGGCGCGGTCGAGCAGCACATGACCCGTGACGTCGTGACGGTCACGCCCACCACGCCCGCCAGCGAGGCCGCCGCCACGCTGAAGGTCACGCGCCTGCACGTCCTTCCCGTGGTGCAGGACAACCAGCTGCGCGGCGTCCTGCACGCCAGTGACCTGTCGGACGCCGTGGACCGCGCCGCGGCGACGCACGGACCGACCGTGATGGCCGACCAGTTCTTCCTGACCGGACTGAGCGCCGCCGACCTGATGCGTCCCCCCACCGGGTACCTGACCGAGAGTGTCCCCATGCGGGACGCGCTGACCCGCATGCTGGACCTGGACGTGCACGGCCTGCCGGTCATCACCCAGGACGGGGACCTGCTGGGCGTCGTGACGATCAGCGACGTGATCCGCACGGTGCTGGGCGACAGCGTGAGCGCCGGCAGCGTGACCGCGTAG
- the lipA gene encoding lipoyl synthase — MTHETKEPKFIKNGIYRKDSVPVRDKKPEWLKVTIPTGQVFTEVRKIVKEHRLHTVCEEAMCPNIGECWSRGTATFMLMGHICTRACRFCAVDTGNPMGKLDLDEPQGVAESVKLMGLKYVVLTSVDRDDLPDGGAYHFAKTVQAIKKLNPETRVEALTPDFGGNTHCVDLVLDSGVDTYAQNLETVRRLTHPVRDIRADYDQTLKVLAHAKQARPDVITKTSIMLGLGETREELRETMRDCRDAGVDVLTFGQYLRPTMHHLPVERYVSPAEFDEIREEAMSLGFLEVVSGPLVRSSYKAEQIVMDRPGTLPEHLAHLGEGSELSLI, encoded by the coding sequence ATGACCCACGAGACCAAGGAACCCAAGTTCATCAAGAACGGCATCTACCGCAAGGACAGCGTCCCGGTCCGCGACAAGAAACCCGAGTGGCTGAAAGTCACCATCCCCACGGGACAGGTGTTCACGGAAGTCCGCAAGATCGTCAAGGAACACCGCCTGCACACCGTGTGCGAGGAAGCCATGTGCCCCAACATCGGCGAATGCTGGAGTCGCGGCACCGCCACGTTCATGCTGATGGGCCACATCTGCACCCGCGCCTGCCGCTTCTGCGCCGTGGACACCGGCAACCCCATGGGCAAACTCGACCTCGACGAACCCCAGGGCGTCGCCGAGAGCGTCAAACTCATGGGCCTGAAGTACGTCGTCCTGACCAGCGTGGACCGCGACGACCTCCCGGACGGCGGCGCGTACCACTTCGCCAAGACCGTCCAGGCCATCAAGAAACTCAACCCCGAGACGCGCGTCGAGGCCCTCACCCCCGACTTCGGTGGGAACACCCACTGCGTGGACCTAGTGCTGGACAGCGGTGTGGACACCTACGCGCAGAACCTCGAAACGGTCCGCCGCCTTACCCACCCCGTCCGCGACATCCGCGCCGACTACGACCAGACCCTGAAAGTCCTCGCGCACGCCAAGCAGGCCCGCCCCGACGTCATCACCAAGACCAGCATCATGCTCGGCCTGGGCGAAACCCGCGAGGAACTCCGCGAAACCATGCGCGACTGCCGCGACGCCGGCGTGGACGTCCTCACCTTCGGACAGTACCTGCGCCCCACCATGCACCACCTGCCCGTCGAGCGCTACGTCTCCCCCGCCGAATTCGACGAGATCCGCGAGGAAGCCATGAGCCTCGGCTTCCTGGAAGTCGTCAGCGGCCCGCTGGTGCGCAGCTCCTACAAGGCCGAGCAGATCGTCATGGACCGCCCTGGCACCCTCCCCGAACACCTCGCGCACCTCGGCGAGGGTAGCGAACTCAGCCTGATCTGA